A stretch of Aythya fuligula isolate bAytFul2 chromosome 1, bAytFul2.pri, whole genome shotgun sequence DNA encodes these proteins:
- the ZBTB21 gene encoding zinc finger and BTB domain-containing protein 21 — MEGLLHYINPAHAISLLSALNEERLKGQLCDVVLIVGDQKFRAHKNVLAASSEYFQTLFTNKENESQSVFQLDFCEPDAFDNVLNYIYSSSLFIEKGSLAAVQELGYSLGISFLTNIVSKSPQAPFPACPVKKILYQDEEESSSQKRSVIVCQNRIEAQGKSINQTQHDLSHTSKPLPSVAVKTSIRPQAAKPTETLHNLSLTERRWLKDNPVSYTKLHETSGTVEDQSRCGLVKRNTVLPQKPLAEKEIASDEPGSSGQLLRGKAAEVSLKRPRPPVLSLRGSSESTFLLREAGKGNGQGEDRNLLYYSKLGLVIPSSGSGPENQSIDRSGPLVKSLLRRSLSMDSQVPMYSPSVDLKPSQVSSSSSPGTNDSQKTFNVASQKSCLKESSEKLVLDEKPQVMHPHRLRSFSASQSTDREVASPLTEVRIKTEPSSPLSDPSEIIRVTVGDASVSTNKDFAFKTEDDHKEPSRLPAKRRFQADRRLPFKKLKVNEQGSPESEENFEEGSSPTHLDADFADSDVSKDEYSEMEEARPNKKFKCKHCLKIFRSTAGLHRHVNMYHNPEKPYACDICHKRFHTNFKVWTHCQTQHGIVKNPSPASSSHAVLDEKFQRKLIDIVREREIKKALIVKLRRGKQGFQGQSASQAQQVIKRNLRSRTKGAYICVYCGKAYRFLSQFKQHIKMHPGEKPIGGNKAPKQKDHAHIESPVENKEVYQCRLCNAKLSSLIEQGNHERLCRNATVCPYCSLRFSSPELKHEHESKCEYKKLTCLECMRTFKSSFSIWRHQVEVHNQNTMSPTENFYLPILDHNGEVTSSSRLPSQPESNKANNFAAKEDGVFSDSSEQINFDSEDSSCLPEDLSVSKQFKIQIKEEPTDDVEEEASETSREPKEVVSNKDAGLWPCEKCGKIFTVRKQLERHQELLCSVKPFICHVCNKAFRTNFRLWSHFQSHMSQATEESSNKEPEICPPANSPSPPPLPPPPPLPKIQPLEPDSPTGLSESSATTEKLFVPQESDTLFYHAPPLSAITFKRQYMCKLCHRTFKTAFSLWSHEQTHN, encoded by the coding sequence ATGGAGGGGCTCTTGCATTACATAAATCCGGCACATGCCATTTCACTTCTGAGTGCACTGAATGAGGAGCGTCTAAAGGGACAGCTGTGTGATGTCGTTCTGATAGTAGGAGACCAGAAATTTCGAGCTCATAAAAACGTTCTGGCTGCCAGCAGTGAGTACTTCCAGACTCTGTTCACAAATAAGGAGAATGAGTCTCAGTCGGTGTTTCAGCTCGACTTTTGCGAACCAGATGCTTTTGATAATGTGTTGAACTACATCTATTCCTCATCCTTGTTCATTGAGAAAGGCAGTCTGGCAGCTGTGCAAGAACTGGGCTACAGCCTTGGGATATCCTTTCTTACAAACATTGTTTCTAAGAGCCCTCAAGCTCCTTTTCCAGCTTGCCCCGTTAAGAAGATACTGTATCAAGACGAAGAGGAAAGTAGTTCTCAGAAGAGAAGTGTCATTGTCTGTCAGAACAGAATTGAAGCACAAGGGAAGAGTATAAATCAAACACAACATGACTTAAGCCATACTTCTAAACCTTTACCCTCTGTTGCTGTCAAAACTAGCATTAGACCGCAAGCAGCAAAACCCACCGAAACCCTTCACAATTTATCACTGACTGAAAGGAGATGGCTGAAAGACAACCCTGTGAGCTACACCAAGCTTCATGAAACTTCTGGAACTGTAGAGGATCAGAGCAGATGTGGCTTGGTGAAAAGGAACACAGTACTGCCTCAAAAGCCCTtagcagagaaagaaattgcAAGTGATGAACCTGGAAGCAGCGGCCAGCTCTTGAGAGGAAAGGCTGCAGAGGTGTCATTAAAGAGGCCGCGTCCTCCGGTCTTGTCTCTGCGGGGCTCGTCGGAATCTACGTTTTTGTTGCGAgaggcaggaaaaggaaatggccAAGGTGAAGACAGGAATTTGCTATACTACTCCAAGTTAGGGCTGGTAATCCCGTCTAGTGGATCTGGTCCTGAAAACCAAAGTATTGACCGAAGTGGGCCACTTGTAAAAAGCCTCCTTCGAAGGTCACTGTCCATGGACAGTCAGGTTCCTATGTATTCACCTTCTGTTGACCTAAAGCCTTCACAGGTatcatcctcctcctcaccgGGAACTAACGATTCCCAGAAGACGTTTAACGTCGCATCTCAGAAGTCGTGTTTGAAGGAGTCGTCAGAGAAGTTAGTCTTAGACGAAAAGCCACAGGTAATGCACCCACATCGCCTTAGGTCTTTCAGTGCCTCTCAGTCAACCGACAGGGAGGTGGCTTCCCCTCTCACAGAGGTGCGAATAAAAACTGAACCCAGCAGTCCACTTTCAGATCCTTCCGAAATAATTAGAGTCACGGTGGGCGACGCATCAGTGTCTACGAATAAAGACTTTGCTTTCAAAACCGAGGATGATCATAAGGAGCCAAGCAGACTGCCTGCGAAGAGGAGATTTCAAGCGGATAGGAGGCTGCCGTTTAAGAAACTGAAGGTGAATGAGCAAGGTTCCCCTGAGTCAGAAGAAAACTTTGAGGAAGGCTCGAGCCCCACGCACCTTGATGCTGACTTTGCTGATTCCGACGTCAGCAAGGATGAATACAGTGAGATGGAAGAAGCAAgaccaaataaaaaatttaaatgcaagCACTGCCTTAAAATTTTCAGATCAACAGCGGGTCTTCACCGTCACGTTAACATGTATCATAATCCAGAGAAGCCCTATGCTTGTGACATATGCCACAAGAGGTTTCACACCAATTTCAAAGTGTGGACGCACTGCCAGACGCAGCATGGAATCGTGAAGAATCCCTCGCCTGCTTCCAGCTCGCATGCGGTTTTGGATGAAAAATTCCAAAGAAAACTGATCGATatagtgagagagagagaaattaagaaagctCTCATAGTTAAACTGCGACGCGGCAAGCAGGGTTTTCAGGGACAGTCTGCTTCACAAGCACAACAAGTCATCAAAAGGAATTTAAGGTCGAGAACGAAAGGAGCCTATATCTGTGTCTACTGTGGGAAGGCTTACCGTTTCCTCTCTCAATTCAAACAGCACATAAAAATGCACCCAGGGGAGAAACCAATCGGAGGAAACAAGGCTCCCAAGCAGAAAGACCACGCTCACATTGAAAGTCCGGTGGAGAACAAAGAAGTTTATCAGTGCCGTCTCTGTAACGCTAAGCTGTCTTCGCTTATCGAGCAGGGGAATCACGAGCGACTCTGTAGAAACGCTACTGTCTGTCCGTACTGCAGCCTTAGATTTTCCTCCCCGGAGCTGAAGCATGAGCACGAAAGCAAGTGTGAATACAAGAAGCTCACCTGTCTGGAGTGCATGCGCACCTTTAAGTCGTCCTTCAGCATCTGGCGTCATCAGGTGGAAGTCCACAACCAGAACACCATGTCTCCCACAGAGAACTTTTATTTGCCTATCCTGGATCACAACGGAGAAGTAACGAGCTCGTCGAGGTTGCCTTCCCAGCCGGAGTCCAATAAAGCGAACAATTTTGCCGCAAAGGAGGATGGAGTATTCAGTGACTCGTCAGAACAGATCAACTTCGACTCTGAAGACTCCTCGTGCCTGCCCGAAGACTTAAGCGTTTCCAAGCAGTTTAAAATCCAAATCAAGGAGGAGCCCACGGACGACGTAGAGGAAGAGGCCAGTGAAACGAGCAGAGAACCCAAGGAAGTGGTCTCCAACAAAGACGCCGGCCTGTGGCCCTGTGAGAAGTGCGGGAAGATTTTCACGGTGCGCAAGCAGCTGGAGCGTCACCAAGAGCTCCTGTGCTCCGTCAAGCCGTTCATTTGCCACGTGTGCAACAAGGCCTTCCGAACCAATTTCCGGCTCTGGAGTCACTTCCAGTCCCACATGTCCCAGGCCACAGAGGAGTCCTCGAACAAGGAGCCCGAGATATGCCCGCCCGCTAATTCCCCGTCACCGCCACCTTTACCTCCGCCCCCACCGCTGCCCAAAATCCAGCCTTTGGAGCCCGATAGCCCAACCGGCTTGTCCGAAAGCTCCGCTACTACTGAAAAATTGTTTGTCCCGCAGGAGTCAGACACGCTCTTCTATCATGCTCCACCGCTCTCGGCAATCACGTTCAAAAGACAATACATGTGTAAACTCTGTCACAGGACTTTCAAGACAGCTTTTAGTCTTTGGAGCCATGAACAGACACACAATTAG